The following proteins come from a genomic window of Helicobacter canadensis MIT 98-5491:
- the murJ gene encoding murein biosynthesis integral membrane protein MurJ, whose protein sequence is MFLRAFLTNSSGILTSRILGFIRDLMTASTLGAGIYSDIFFVAFKLPNLFRRIFGEGAFNQAFLPSFFQARFRGGFALKILAVFCGILFVLSMLVWGFQKEVTKVLAYGFSDENIVLAAPLVAINFWYLLLVFVVTFLGAMLQYKQNFTAWAYSPALLNLAMIVALFLARNSPAYEAVLWLSYGVLAGGVAQILLHFYPMWRLKFFRLLCVGFRELESKKEAVNASVKSFYKQFFPAMVGSSSAQLASFIDTLLASFLTSGSISYLYYANRIFQLPLAIFAIATSTALFPLVAKYLKEKEESKALRELSRSFWLLCFLLGACVIGGVLLQNEIIWLLFERGQFGREDTLETAAVFSAYMLGLLPFGLSRIFSLWLYSQNKQALAAKITAFSLGVGTICSLVLMRFYGAVGLAIAGSISGFFVFFLTLHYFGWGRFVEILKKPRWAFYIFVLLSLESMLIWLFKSYVFAL, encoded by the coding sequence ATGTTTTTAAGAGCTTTTTTAACTAATAGCAGTGGAATCTTAACTTCAAGAATCTTAGGATTTATCCGGGATTTAATGACAGCTAGCACTCTTGGAGCTGGGATTTATAGCGATATTTTTTTTGTAGCTTTTAAATTGCCTAATCTTTTTAGGAGAATTTTTGGTGAAGGGGCATTCAATCAAGCTTTTTTGCCTAGTTTTTTTCAAGCACGATTCCGCGGTGGATTTGCTTTAAAGATTCTTGCAGTTTTTTGCGGAATCTTATTTGTTTTATCAATGCTAGTTTGGGGCTTTCAAAAAGAAGTTACTAAGGTTTTGGCTTATGGGTTTAGTGATGAGAATATCGTGCTTGCAGCACCTTTGGTAGCGATTAATTTTTGGTATTTACTTTTGGTTTTTGTGGTAACTTTTTTGGGGGCAATGTTACAATATAAGCAAAATTTCACCGCGTGGGCGTATTCTCCGGCACTTTTAAATTTGGCAATGATTGTGGCTTTGTTTTTAGCACGCAATAGTCCTGCTTATGAAGCAGTTTTGTGGCTTAGTTATGGAGTTTTAGCCGGTGGAGTGGCACAGATTTTATTGCATTTTTATCCGATGTGGAGATTGAAGTTTTTTAGGCTTTTGTGTGTTGGATTTAGGGAATTAGAGAGTAAAAAAGAAGCAGTCAATGCTAGTGTGAAATCCTTTTATAAGCAATTTTTTCCTGCAATGGTTGGGAGTTCTAGTGCACAACTAGCTTCTTTTATTGATACGCTTTTGGCATCTTTTTTGACAAGTGGGTCGATTTCGTATTTGTATTATGCAAATAGAATCTTTCAGCTTCCCCTAGCGATTTTTGCCATAGCAACTTCCACAGCACTTTTTCCCTTGGTTGCTAAATATCTCAAAGAAAAGGAAGAATCAAAAGCCCTAAGGGAGCTTTCTCGTTCTTTTTGGCTTTTGTGCTTTTTGCTTGGGGCTTGTGTGATTGGCGGGGTTTTGTTGCAAAATGAAATTATTTGGCTTTTGTTTGAGAGGGGGCAGTTTGGGCGTGAGGATACGCTAGAGACAGCGGCGGTTTTTAGCGCTTATATGCTTGGGCTTTTGCCTTTTGGGCTTTCTAGAATCTTTTCTTTGTGGCTTTATTCACAAAACAAACAAGCCCTAGCAGCGAAAATCACCGCATTTTCTTTGGGTGTTGGGACAATTTGTTCGCTTGTGTTAATGCGGTTTTATGGCGCGGTTGGTTTGGCAATAGCGGGAAGTATTAGTGGTTTTTTTGTGTTTTTTCTAACCTTGCATTATTTTGGTTGGGGGAGATTTGTAGAGATTCTAAAGAAGCCTCGATGGGCTTTTTATATTTTTGTTTTATTGTCTTTGGAATCTATGCTTATTTGGCTTTTTAAATCTTATGTGTTTGCATTATGA
- a CDS encoding FapA family protein yields MLKKDLNSFRPYYINECEDIKFAFKQIASQLNCNLDSLDFELRGITTYVKKTYDYSPQPLKESETDSFLSHYNNLLEPNLIISQRYSILIFKKEKKETRFHMLTDKSFSQAFLVFRAGFVFNPQEFENLYLQIKKFKAWNRILFFKEEEEKKALKGFLNTLEYPLKQEVNYLLSQSFGYIPPSESSLEFKKEVTQNFQTLIANEIICIFHKATKGKPGRNIRGEYIIPENPKTLDQPCTLKFDPDSIKPVETPLEIRYLTAIGGILKYEDNYLYIENTLETKEVNLKTTGSLIGKIESGTEINITETDSLKEALGQGMKVQASKINIQGNVGANAQINANEVFIGGFTHQDSKIYATTATIKNHKGYLQAKNVKIKTLETGIIEAQRVEVEQMYGGKIYAEEIIIQTLHSNAFLYATKSIEVSLMQKGENRFYIAANYSLENKALYQKLLDQKDSSIKEAILLTKELKVESLELQKIKNTADEMRKILIHYKNTNTNPPSYLLAKFEEYHTRVIALKEKRAKINTLSELSKQAYNALNRLDSATKDGTIVVQSGWVGYNEIHYVFYSPKKEFMLIPKMGEPSKVIFKNDKIHLVL; encoded by the coding sequence ATGTTAAAAAAAGATTTAAACTCATTTAGACCTTATTATATCAATGAATGCGAGGATATTAAATTTGCTTTTAAACAAATTGCCTCTCAATTAAATTGCAATTTAGATTCGCTTGATTTTGAATTACGCGGAATCACAACCTATGTCAAAAAAACTTACGATTACTCTCCCCAACCGCTAAAAGAAAGCGAAACCGATAGTTTTTTAAGTCATTATAACAATCTCTTAGAGCCTAATCTTATTATCTCTCAACGCTACTCCATTCTTATTTTCAAAAAAGAAAAGAAAGAAACTCGATTCCATATGCTCACTGATAAATCTTTTTCTCAAGCTTTTTTAGTGTTTCGTGCAGGATTTGTGTTTAACCCACAAGAATTTGAAAATCTCTATCTCCAAATCAAAAAATTCAAGGCGTGGAATCGCATTTTATTTTTCAAAGAAGAGGAAGAAAAGAAGGCTTTAAAAGGGTTTTTAAATACTTTAGAATACCCGCTAAAACAAGAAGTTAATTATCTACTCTCTCAAAGCTTTGGCTACATTCCACCAAGTGAGAGTTCGCTTGAATTCAAAAAAGAAGTAACTCAAAATTTCCAAACGCTTATAGCCAATGAAATCATTTGCATCTTTCACAAAGCCACCAAAGGAAAGCCTGGCAGAAATATCCGTGGCGAATATATTATTCCTGAAAATCCAAAAACCCTTGATCAGCCCTGCACACTTAAATTTGATCCTGATAGCATTAAACCTGTAGAAACTCCCCTAGAGATTCGCTATCTTACTGCAATTGGAGGAATTTTAAAATACGAAGACAACTATCTCTATATAGAAAATACCCTAGAAACTAAAGAGGTCAATCTCAAAACCACTGGATCACTTATTGGCAAGATTGAAAGTGGGACAGAAATCAATATCACTGAAACTGATTCACTCAAAGAAGCACTTGGACAGGGTATGAAAGTCCAAGCCTCCAAAATCAATATCCAAGGCAATGTCGGAGCCAATGCACAAATTAATGCCAATGAAGTTTTTATCGGAGGATTCACACATCAAGATTCTAAAATCTATGCCACAACAGCCACTATCAAAAACCACAAAGGTTATCTCCAAGCCAAAAATGTCAAAATAAAAACTTTAGAGACTGGAATCATTGAAGCCCAAAGGGTAGAAGTGGAACAAATGTATGGAGGCAAAATTTATGCAGAAGAAATCATTATCCAAACCCTACATTCAAACGCCTTTTTATACGCTACTAAAAGCATTGAAGTTTCCCTTATGCAAAAGGGCGAAAACCGATTCTATATCGCTGCTAATTATAGCCTAGAGAACAAGGCACTATACCAAAAGCTTTTAGACCAAAAAGATTCTTCAATTAAAGAAGCTATTTTGCTCACCAAAGAGCTAAAAGTTGAAAGTTTAGAACTGCAAAAAATCAAAAATACTGCCGATGAAATGCGAAAGATTCTAATCCATTACAAAAACACCAATACAAATCCTCCAAGCTATTTGCTTGCCAAATTTGAAGAATACCACACACGAGTAATCGCACTCAAAGAAAAAAGAGCAAAAATCAATACTCTAAGCGAGCTCTCAAAACAAGCCTATAACGCTTTAAACAGGCTTGATTCTGCCACTAAAGATGGCACTATTGTCGTGCAAAGTGGTTGGGTGGGATACAATGAAATTCATTATGTTTTCTACTCTCCCAAAAAAGAATTTATGCTAATCCCTAAAATGGGAGAGCCCTCAAAAGTTATTTTTAAAAATGATAAAATCCATTTAGTTTTATAG
- the ruvA gene encoding Holliday junction branch migration protein RuvA, whose product MIIALEGKIFAKEPTKIAINCTGVVYEVFISLQTSNQITQNKGDSITLLTTHIIREDVQNLFGFLESSEKKLFDTLIKINGVGPKVAMAILSTYTPQTFAKVVEGNDIKSMQRVPGIGPKSAGRILVELSGWSLELSQNETNHKDSDYNQVILALESLGYKNDIIQKAIKGLEKNEVGQMVKAALKKIQGL is encoded by the coding sequence ATGATTATTGCCCTAGAAGGAAAAATCTTCGCCAAAGAACCCACTAAAATAGCAATCAATTGCACTGGAGTTGTCTATGAAGTTTTTATCTCTTTACAAACAAGTAATCAAATCACTCAAAACAAAGGCGATTCTATTACGCTGCTAACCACACACATTATTCGCGAAGACGTACAAAATCTCTTTGGCTTTTTAGAATCTAGTGAAAAAAAACTCTTTGATACACTCATTAAAATTAATGGCGTAGGTCCCAAAGTTGCTATGGCGATTCTCTCTACCTACACACCACAAACTTTTGCTAAAGTGGTAGAGGGCAATGACATTAAATCCATGCAAAGAGTGCCCGGAATTGGTCCAAAAAGTGCAGGGAGAATCCTAGTAGAACTCTCTGGCTGGTCGCTAGAGCTAAGCCAAAATGAGACAAATCACAAAGATTCAGATTATAATCAAGTTATTCTAGCCCTTGAATCGCTAGGCTATAAAAATGATATTATTCAAAAAGCCATTAAAGGTTTAGAAAAAAATGAGGTGGGGCAAATGGTTAAAGCCGCACTTAAAAAAATACAAGGTTTATAA
- the rimO gene encoding 30S ribosomal protein S12 methylthiotransferase RimO: MQKKLHLISLGCTKNLVDSEVMLGKLSEYENTQEINEADVVIVNTCGFIEAAKKESIQTLLEALETKKQGAILVASGCLSERYAKELKEEIPELDIITGVGDYDKIDKMIEERQKGEKILSNAKGVFLADETNKRIISGSKIHAYIKLSEGCNQKCSFCAIPSFKGKLHSRTLESTLKEVRNLASQGYSDFTFISQDSSSYLRDLGIKDGLVELISGIEDLAKEGVNIKSARILYLYPATTSKKLIQKIIDSPIFHNYFDMPLQHASQKVLKTMGRNGEFMELLEMMRKAPNSFVRTSFILGHPGEGEEEFEELCQLIENFSFDRINFFAYSKEEGTKSATMEQIPSKTIHSRLKKINKIFTSQYQQNLKKLKGAEVTALIEGKSKEHEFFYAGRELRFAPEIDGEILINDKTIDEEITSGYYKVKITEIAGEDILGCVIGKA, encoded by the coding sequence ATGCAAAAAAAACTTCATCTTATTTCATTAGGTTGCACTAAAAATCTCGTTGATAGTGAGGTTATGCTAGGCAAACTTAGCGAATATGAAAACACACAAGAAATCAATGAAGCCGATGTGGTTATTGTCAATACTTGTGGATTCATCGAAGCAGCAAAAAAAGAAAGTATCCAAACGCTACTAGAAGCCCTAGAAACAAAAAAACAAGGGGCAATTCTAGTAGCTAGTGGCTGTCTTAGCGAACGCTATGCTAAGGAATTAAAAGAAGAGATTCCTGAACTTGATATTATCACTGGCGTGGGAGATTATGACAAGATTGACAAAATGATAGAAGAACGCCAAAAAGGAGAGAAAATCCTCTCTAATGCAAAGGGAGTCTTTTTGGCAGATGAAACCAACAAGCGAATCATTAGTGGATCAAAAATACACGCTTACATCAAACTCTCAGAGGGCTGTAATCAAAAATGCAGCTTTTGTGCTATTCCAAGCTTTAAGGGCAAATTGCATTCACGCACACTTGAATCCACTCTAAAAGAAGTGCGCAATCTTGCCTCTCAAGGCTATAGTGATTTTACCTTTATTTCTCAAGATTCTAGCTCTTATTTACGCGACTTAGGGATTAAAGATGGACTAGTGGAGCTTATTAGTGGCATTGAAGATTTAGCTAAAGAGGGAGTGAATATTAAAAGTGCGAGAATCCTTTATCTCTACCCTGCCACCACCTCTAAAAAGCTTATTCAAAAAATCATTGATTCGCCAATTTTTCACAATTACTTTGATATGCCCTTGCAACATGCCTCCCAAAAAGTGCTTAAGACTATGGGTAGGAATGGAGAATTTATGGAGCTATTAGAAATGATGCGAAAAGCTCCAAATAGCTTTGTTAGAACTAGCTTTATTTTAGGGCATCCTGGTGAGGGAGAAGAAGAATTTGAAGAACTTTGTCAATTAATAGAAAATTTTTCTTTTGATCGAATCAATTTCTTTGCTTACTCCAAAGAAGAAGGAACAAAAAGTGCCACAATGGAACAAATCCCTAGCAAAACAATTCATTCAAGGTTAAAGAAAATCAATAAAATCTTTACAAGCCAATACCAACAAAATCTTAAAAAATTAAAAGGTGCAGAAGTTACAGCACTTATTGAGGGCAAATCCAAAGAACACGAATTTTTCTATGCTGGGCGTGAGTTAAGATTTGCCCCTGAAATTGATGGGGAAATTTTAATTAATGACAAAACCATTGATGAAGAAATCACAAGTGGTTATTACAAAGTAAAAATCACCGAAATCGCAGGGGAAGATATTTTAGGTTGCGTGATTGGAAAAGCCTAA
- the tilS gene encoding tRNA lysidine(34) synthetase TilS: MEKPKLEFLEELKGAKNLLAFSGGLDSTALYFLLKSYGIAFDIAIVDYGIRQQSHLEISRAKTLCFWDNKQCYTLKAPKINKNFEANARAIRYDFFTSLVSQNSYQNLILAHQLNDNLEWFLMQFCKGTSIENMQIPPKSLFWKQNQKTCYILRPMIFLPRITLQMYLQTHKIFYFEDSSNADTAYKRNYFRKYFANPLIQNFQGGIQFSLELLAKEHSKTDLEDLGGFFVFKHNALSLYYIDKASKKLGYCLSKIQKQQCQTHLTQQEFSIVLGGKIALEKSQNQICIFPYTHYKLTKAQKETFRKNKIPKKFRFFLAKKGLIDFTLF, from the coding sequence TTGGAAAAGCCTAAATTAGAATTTTTAGAAGAATTAAAAGGTGCAAAAAATCTCCTTGCTTTTTCAGGGGGATTAGATTCAACAGCACTTTATTTTCTGCTTAAAAGCTATGGAATTGCCTTTGATATAGCAATAGTGGATTATGGAATAAGACAACAATCACACCTAGAAATCTCAAGAGCAAAAACACTCTGCTTTTGGGATAACAAACAATGCTACACACTCAAAGCTCCAAAAATCAATAAAAACTTTGAAGCAAATGCAAGGGCGATTCGTTATGATTTTTTTACCTCTTTAGTCTCTCAAAATTCCTATCAAAATCTTATTTTAGCCCACCAACTCAATGATAATTTAGAATGGTTTTTAATGCAATTTTGCAAAGGAACTAGTATAGAAAATATGCAAATACCCCCCAAAAGCCTCTTTTGGAAACAAAATCAAAAAACCTGCTACATTCTCCGCCCTATGATTTTTCTACCAAGAATCACGCTTCAAATGTATTTGCAAACCCATAAAATCTTTTATTTTGAAGATTCTAGCAATGCAGATACCGCCTATAAGCGAAATTATTTTAGAAAATATTTTGCCAACCCTCTCATTCAAAATTTCCAAGGCGGAATTCAATTTAGCCTAGAACTCCTTGCAAAAGAGCATTCCAAGACAGATTTAGAAGACTTAGGAGGTTTTTTTGTCTTTAAACACAATGCCCTTAGTCTCTATTATATCGACAAGGCTTCCAAGAAACTAGGCTACTGCCTAAGCAAAATCCAAAAACAGCAATGCCAAACCCACCTAACTCAACAAGAATTTTCTATCGTTTTAGGCGGCAAAATCGCCCTAGAAAAATCCCAAAATCAAATCTGTATTTTTCCCTACACGCATTATAAACTCACCAAAGCCCAAAAGGAAACTTTCCGCAAAAATAAAATCCCAAAAAAATTTCGCTTCTTTTTAGCCAAAAAGGGATTGATTGATTTTACCTTATTCTAA
- a CDS encoding DUF2443 domain-containing protein, which translates to MFERIDSLLKKIEEAQAEIEFLLRLAKISFVDYVMIKRGSQDMPPSLDMWNLQQIDEEVSKLKEAIDSLNKIKKEVLTW; encoded by the coding sequence ATGTTTGAACGAATTGATTCTCTGCTAAAAAAAATCGAAGAAGCACAAGCCGAAATAGAATTTCTCCTAAGATTGGCTAAAATTTCTTTTGTGGATTATGTTATGATAAAGCGTGGCTCTCAAGATATGCCACCCTCACTAGATATGTGGAATCTCCAACAAATCGATGAAGAAGTCTCCAAGCTCAAAGAAGCCATTGATAGTCTCAATAAAATCAAAAAAGAAGTGCTAACTTGGTAA
- the bcp gene encoding thioredoxin-dependent thiol peroxidase: protein MELSINAQAPNFSLPNQDNAEISLQDFGGSWVILYFYPKDKTPGCTKEACDFRDNLSELNDLSAVVLGISPDSVKSHQSFIEKEKLNFTLLSDTSKNVLKAYGAWGPKKLYGKEYEGVIRSTFIINPQGKIAFIWKNVKVKGHIEAIKEKLKELQNLPS from the coding sequence ATGGAATTATCAATCAATGCTCAAGCCCCTAATTTTAGTTTGCCCAATCAAGATAATGCTGAAATTTCTTTGCAAGATTTTGGTGGAAGTTGGGTAATTTTGTATTTTTATCCTAAAGACAAAACGCCAGGTTGCACCAAAGAAGCTTGTGATTTTCGGGATAATTTGTCGGAATTAAATGATTTAAGTGCGGTTGTTTTGGGTATTAGTCCTGATAGTGTCAAATCTCATCAAAGCTTTATAGAAAAAGAGAAATTGAATTTTACATTGCTAAGCGATACTAGCAAAAATGTTTTAAAAGCTTATGGGGCTTGGGGTCCAAAGAAGCTTTATGGTAAAGAATATGAGGGGGTTATTCGATCAACTTTTATTATTAATCCTCAAGGAAAAATTGCATTTATTTGGAAAAATGTCAAGGTAAAAGGACATATTGAAGCAATCAAAGAGAAATTAAAAGAATTGCAAAACTTACCAAGTTAG